A single region of the Streptomyces sp. AM 4-1-1 genome encodes:
- the hypE gene encoding hydrogenase expression/formation protein HypE, with protein MTTPAADLGEIVLDHGSGTQLSHELVSLIVETLGDVYIGEMEDSAMLPFPGGQMAMTTDSFVVDPPFFGNGDIGKIAVCGTVNDLAVVGSRPLYLTLGMILETGLPVSRLVQVLTSIRETAREAGVQIVCGDTKVVRKGEADQIYLNTAGVGVFERSPLRMRNVRPGDRVILSGPIGNHTVHLLSIREGLGFEQRVLSDCAPVNGMLDELFAGVGEDDVHSVRDVTRGGLAAVLQEYSEAVGRTISIDQAALPIQFETVMAMDMLGINPIHSANEGCVCLFVDPSAEQSVLDTLRSHRYGSGAVTIGEVTEQADAQVLLRDADGRVTVVEELQGAELPRLC; from the coding sequence ATGACCACCCCGGCAGCCGACCTCGGCGAAATCGTTCTCGACCACGGAAGCGGGACCCAGCTCAGCCATGAGCTGGTCTCTCTCATCGTGGAAACCCTCGGCGACGTCTACATCGGCGAGATGGAGGACAGCGCCATGCTGCCCTTCCCGGGCGGTCAGATGGCCATGACCACCGACTCGTTCGTCGTCGACCCGCCGTTCTTCGGCAACGGGGACATCGGGAAGATCGCGGTCTGCGGCACGGTCAACGACCTCGCCGTGGTCGGCTCCAGGCCGTTGTACCTCACGCTCGGCATGATCCTGGAGACCGGGCTGCCGGTCTCGCGGCTGGTGCAGGTCCTCACCTCCATCAGGGAGACGGCTCGCGAGGCGGGCGTCCAGATCGTGTGCGGGGACACCAAGGTGGTGCGCAAGGGCGAGGCGGACCAGATCTACCTCAACACCGCCGGGGTCGGCGTGTTCGAGCGGTCGCCGCTGCGCATGCGGAACGTCCGGCCCGGCGACCGGGTCATCCTCAGCGGCCCCATCGGCAACCACACGGTCCACCTGCTGTCGATCCGCGAGGGACTGGGCTTCGAGCAGCGCGTACTCAGCGACTGCGCGCCGGTCAACGGCATGCTGGACGAGCTGTTCGCCGGTGTCGGCGAGGACGACGTGCACTCGGTGCGCGACGTCACCCGGGGCGGACTGGCGGCCGTGCTGCAGGAATACTCCGAGGCCGTCGGACGCACCATCAGCATCGACCAGGCCGCCCTGCCGATCCAGTTCGAGACCGTCATGGCGATGGACATGCTCGGGATCAACCCGATCCACTCCGCCAACGAGGGCTGCGTCTGCCTGTTCGTCGACCCGTCGGCCGAGCAGTCGGTGCTGGACACGCTGCGCTCCCACCGTTACGGCTCGGGCGCGGTGACCATCGGCGAGGTCACCGAACAGGCCGACGCCCAGGTGCTCCTGCGGGACGCGGACGGTCGCGTCACCGTGGTCGAGGAGCTTCAGGGCGCCGAGCTGCCCCGGCTCTGCTGA
- a CDS encoding biotin carboxylase translates to MTRPHGHIVVLHRWRDRHAHYADYLDHDAYRVSYVTTRLGLASVPAAAAAVAEVSATDSLAETTAAVAALAERLGPVRRLVALNEGDLDTAAALRAGFALPGQSAQELERFRDKLTMVTLVDRAGIAVPRYGDAVSRESVREFARSNGWPVVVKPRRGTASRGVAVLRGPADLDASALFDGASSESRIAQSFVADPVFHVDGLWTGSALGPWRASRYVNSCHDFTEGAFLGSVEVDEPELLPPLADFTAAVGEALGEGRPWVFHLEVFVGSGEDGAPRLTFLEAGARVGGGEIPFVWREVHGLDLMAAAADIQMDRPPAVPATGSAPGGTAGWLLLPMPVPAPCRVVEVTRVPDLTGPESGPYARVVPEPGTVIPRTGGYEHVAARFRFRGSSSREVEAAIEKTAGAFTVRCESLPVPAPQPAKEM, encoded by the coding sequence ATGACACGACCGCACGGGCACATCGTCGTCCTGCACCGCTGGCGCGACCGGCACGCCCACTACGCCGACTACCTGGACCACGACGCCTACCGGGTCAGTTACGTGACGACCCGGCTCGGCCTGGCCTCCGTCCCGGCCGCCGCGGCCGCAGTCGCCGAGGTCTCCGCCACCGACTCGCTGGCCGAGACCACGGCCGCGGTGGCCGCACTGGCCGAACGGCTCGGTCCGGTACGGCGCCTGGTGGCCCTCAACGAGGGCGACCTCGACACGGCCGCGGCGCTGCGGGCCGGGTTCGCCCTGCCCGGCCAGTCCGCCCAGGAGCTGGAGCGGTTCCGGGACAAGCTCACGATGGTCACCCTGGTGGACCGGGCGGGGATCGCGGTCCCCCGCTACGGCGACGCGGTGAGCCGGGAGTCCGTACGGGAGTTCGCCCGGAGCAACGGCTGGCCGGTGGTGGTCAAGCCGCGCCGCGGCACCGCGAGCCGTGGTGTGGCGGTACTGCGCGGCCCGGCCGACCTGGACGCGTCCGCGCTGTTCGACGGGGCATCCTCCGAGTCCCGCATCGCGCAGTCCTTCGTCGCCGATCCCGTCTTCCACGTCGACGGGCTGTGGACCGGGTCCGCACTGGGGCCGTGGCGCGCGTCGCGTTACGTCAACAGTTGCCACGACTTCACCGAAGGGGCCTTCCTCGGCTCGGTCGAGGTCGACGAACCCGAACTGCTGCCCCCGCTCGCGGACTTCACCGCGGCCGTCGGCGAGGCCCTGGGGGAGGGGCGGCCCTGGGTCTTTCATCTGGAGGTGTTCGTGGGCTCCGGTGAGGACGGCGCCCCACGGCTCACATTCCTGGAGGCCGGGGCCCGGGTGGGAGGCGGCGAGATCCCCTTCGTCTGGCGGGAGGTCCACGGCCTGGACCTGATGGCCGCCGCCGCGGACATCCAGATGGACCGCCCGCCGGCCGTGCCCGCCACCGGCTCCGCTCCCGGAGGCACGGCCGGATGGCTGTTGCTGCCCATGCCCGTTCCGGCGCCCTGCCGGGTGGTCGAGGTGACCCGGGTGCCGGACCTCACCGGCCCGGAGTCCGGCCCGTACGCGCGGGTGGTGCCCGAGCCGGGCACCGTGATCCCGCGGACCGGTGGCTACGAGCACGTCGCCGCCCGCTTCCGGTTCCGCGGCTCCTCCAGCCGCGAGGTGGAGGCGGCGATCGAGAAGACCGCCGGGGCCTTCACCGTCCGTTGCGAGTCCCTGCCGGTCCCAGCACCACAACCAGCGAAGGAAATGTGA
- the hypF gene encoding carbamoyltransferase HypF, producing the protein MEETPLTKRRSIRVTGVVQGVGYRPFVYKAAHALQLTGWVLNDPEGVLIEVTGPAGVLDEFAGRLSEQAPPQARVTSVRVEELPLPARLPENFVIRESVRSGSKSTIVPADGHVCADCLAEMRDRTDRRYRYPFINCTNCGPRYSIVRALPYDRAQTTMSAFTMCPPCAGEYADPLDRRYHAQPNACGDCGPELLLADAAGDVRRGEDALSAAVRALVGGGIVAVKSVGGFHLAVDARDAGAIDRLRAGKRRDSKPFAVMARDLDTVAGFAEFSPAEAGLLSSSSRPIVLVRKRPGALPEAIAPRNPNLGVMLPSAPQHHLLVDSAGLGALVMTSGNISGYPIAYRNEEALEHLFRIADLVLYNDRDIETRVDDSLVRHSVHAGLDRPLVSFLRRARGYAPYPVEVGVELVPLVAYGAELKTTVALSSGTRVHLSQHIGDLKNDETWESHQQTARHLAHLHELTPRHAAVDLHPQFRATRLALQERGGSFGEVVQVQHHHAHMASCMAENRLTGTTLGVIFDGAGYGEDGTTWGGEFLLGTYREVRRVAHLRTVPLLGGDRAVREPIRTGFALALDAFGDTDAAGAAFPVLETLDDQQRHVFATMARRGVNAPPSSSMGRLFDAVAALLDVTTHAEYEAQGPIELEGLLARDLTMSGPAERYRFGGGTSAGATEIDPRPVVRAIAADLAAGADTATVSRRFHSGVVDMVVERCRAVRTDTGGRATGQVVLSGGVFLNEFLLVNCMVELGRAGFDAYCQQQVPTNDGGIALGQIMVANARLTAESAEPAR; encoded by the coding sequence ATGGAAGAGACACCACTCACGAAGCGCCGGAGCATCCGGGTCACCGGCGTGGTCCAGGGCGTCGGCTACCGGCCGTTCGTCTACAAGGCGGCCCACGCACTCCAGTTGACCGGATGGGTCCTCAACGATCCGGAAGGCGTGCTGATCGAGGTCACCGGACCGGCCGGTGTGCTCGACGAGTTCGCCGGGCGGCTGAGCGAGCAGGCACCCCCGCAGGCCCGCGTCACCTCGGTGCGTGTCGAGGAACTGCCACTGCCCGCGAGGCTCCCGGAGAACTTCGTCATCCGGGAGAGCGTGCGCAGCGGAAGCAAGAGCACCATCGTCCCCGCCGACGGTCACGTCTGCGCGGACTGCCTCGCCGAGATGCGCGACCGTACGGACCGCCGGTACCGCTATCCGTTCATCAACTGCACGAACTGCGGTCCGCGTTACTCCATCGTGCGGGCGCTGCCGTACGACCGGGCGCAGACCACGATGTCGGCCTTCACCATGTGCCCACCGTGCGCCGGGGAGTACGCGGACCCGCTGGACCGGCGCTACCACGCCCAGCCCAACGCGTGCGGGGACTGCGGCCCCGAGCTGCTGCTCGCCGACGCCGCAGGTGACGTACGGCGCGGTGAGGACGCCCTGTCCGCCGCCGTACGGGCGCTCGTCGGAGGGGGCATCGTCGCCGTCAAGAGCGTCGGCGGCTTCCACCTGGCCGTCGACGCGCGCGACGCCGGGGCGATCGACCGGCTGCGGGCGGGGAAGCGGCGCGACTCCAAGCCGTTCGCGGTGATGGCGCGCGACCTGGACACCGTCGCCGGGTTCGCCGAGTTCAGTCCGGCCGAAGCCGGTCTGCTCAGCTCGTCGTCCCGCCCGATCGTCCTGGTGCGCAAACGGCCGGGCGCCCTGCCCGAGGCCATCGCCCCCCGCAACCCCAATCTCGGGGTCATGCTCCCCTCGGCCCCGCAGCACCACCTGCTGGTGGACAGCGCCGGGCTCGGCGCGCTCGTGATGACCAGCGGGAACATCTCCGGTTACCCGATCGCCTACCGCAACGAGGAGGCGCTGGAACACCTCTTCCGGATCGCCGACCTGGTGCTCTACAACGACCGGGACATCGAGACCAGGGTCGACGACTCGCTGGTGCGGCACTCGGTGCACGCCGGGCTCGACCGGCCGCTGGTCAGCTTTCTGCGCAGGGCGCGTGGTTACGCCCCGTACCCGGTGGAGGTCGGCGTCGAACTGGTGCCGCTGGTGGCCTACGGCGCCGAGCTGAAGACCACCGTGGCGCTGTCGAGCGGCACGCGCGTCCACCTCAGCCAGCACATCGGCGACCTGAAGAACGACGAGACCTGGGAGTCGCACCAGCAGACCGCCCGGCATCTCGCCCACCTCCACGAGCTGACGCCCCGGCACGCGGCGGTGGACCTCCACCCGCAGTTCCGCGCCACCCGGCTGGCGCTCCAGGAGCGGGGCGGATCGTTCGGAGAGGTGGTCCAGGTGCAGCACCACCACGCGCACATGGCCTCCTGCATGGCCGAGAACCGGCTCACCGGGACCACCCTCGGTGTGATCTTCGACGGAGCCGGCTACGGCGAGGACGGCACGACCTGGGGCGGCGAGTTCCTGCTCGGCACGTACCGCGAGGTCCGCCGTGTCGCCCATCTGCGCACCGTTCCACTGCTCGGGGGCGACCGCGCGGTGCGGGAGCCGATCAGGACCGGCTTCGCACTGGCCCTGGACGCCTTCGGCGACACCGATGCCGCCGGTGCCGCCTTCCCGGTGCTGGAAACCCTCGACGACCAGCAACGTCACGTCTTCGCGACCATGGCTCGGCGCGGGGTCAACGCCCCGCCGTCGTCCAGCATGGGGCGGCTGTTCGACGCCGTCGCGGCTCTGCTCGACGTCACCACGCACGCCGAGTACGAGGCACAGGGGCCGATCGAGCTGGAGGGGCTGCTCGCGCGGGACCTGACGATGTCCGGTCCGGCGGAGCGCTACCGGTTCGGCGGCGGCACCTCCGCCGGCGCGACGGAGATCGATCCACGCCCCGTGGTGCGGGCCATCGCCGCCGACCTCGCGGCCGGTGCGGACACCGCCACCGTCAGCCGGCGCTTCCACTCGGGAGTGGTCGACATGGTCGTCGAACGCTGCCGGGCGGTACGGACGGACACGGGCGGTCGGGCGACCGGTCAGGTGGTGCTCTCCGGAGGCGTCTTCCTCAACGAGTTCCTGCTGGTCAACTGCATGGTGGAGCTGGGCCGCGCGGGGTTCGACGCCTACTGCCAGCAGCAGGTGCCCACCAACGACGGCGGTATCGCCCTGGGACAGATCATGGTGGCCAACGCCCGGCTGACGGCGGAGAGCGCGGAGCCGGCGCGATGA